From Diadema setosum chromosome 5, eeDiaSeto1, whole genome shotgun sequence, the proteins below share one genomic window:
- the LOC140228403 gene encoding sulfotransferase 1B1-like, with protein sequence MASNTPEIDIFCKTQEYKGMNLMAMQMPEIFEALQQWEPREDDVYVVTYPKSGTHWIFEIASLIMNDVQVDKIDRSHMTYALDLALASTKDGTTKVIPGYKAMETWSSPRIMGTHVPEEFAPEQLKKARIIYFSRNPKDVAVSYFKFAEPALPPEMEGWKGFVPFFLSDKMFGGNWFRHVKGWWQHRDAPNILFCKYEDFHKDLRGSIKRVANFLGRNLTEEQLDKMVELTEMKGMQKTYQQIEETMGEDGKAVTRLFGQLPYLRKGKVGGWKDHFTVSQNEQFDQVYAMNMEGSGIDFEFEI encoded by the exons ATGGCGTCCAACACACCGGAGATTGATATCTTCTGCAAGACCCAGGAGTACAAAGGGATGAACTTGATGGCCATGCAGATGCCTGAGATTTTTGAGGCCCTCCAGCAGTGGGAGCCACGAGAAGACGATGTCTATGTCGTCACATACCCCAAGTCGG GGACACACTGGATCTTCGAGATCGCCTCCCTGATCATGAACGACGTGCAAGTTGACAAGATCGACCGCTCACACATGACGTACGCCTTAGACTTGGCCCTGGCGTCTACCAAGGATGGTACCACAAAAGTGATTCCGGGTTACAAGGCCATGGAGACCTGGTCGTCACCACGTATTATGGGAACACACGTCCCTGAGGAGTTCGCACCAGAGCAGCTCAAGAAAGCTAGG ATCATCTATTTCTCTCGCAACCCGAAGGACGTGGCGGTGTCTTACTTCAAATTCGCTGAGCCAGCGTTGCCCCCGGAGATGGAGGGTTGGAAAGGCTTCGTTCCTTTCTTCTTGTCCGACAAAA TGTTTGGTGGGAACTGGTTCCGACACGTTAAAGGGTGGTGGCAGCACCGTGATGCTCCAAACATTCTCTTCTGTAAATACGAAGATTTCCACAAG gacCTTCGGGGGAGCATCAAGCGAGTGGCGAACTTCCTGGGTCGCAACCTGACTGAAGAACAGCTGGACAAGATGGTGGAGCTGACTGAGATGAAAGGTATGCAGAAGACGTACCAGCAGATAGAAGAAACCATGGGTGAAGACGGCAAGGCGGTCACAAGACTATTCGGACAACTTCCCTATCTCAGGAAAG GCAAAGTTGGAGGATGGAAAGATCACTTCACTGTGTCACAAAACGAACAATTCGATCAAGTCTACGCCATGAATATGGAAGGCTCTGGGATCGACTTCGAGTTTGAAATATAA
- the LOC140228971 gene encoding uncharacterized protein: MSGNNNYAVVLNFYEKIDPPPNFPTFVDGWHNLGKYVRKLDYFIATQLHRNVDENGRYKYMNFATFNDTNEMVMKDMSQPSIELLQALGESHGPPGLQTNYPGGYHETKTSDGPVAPDLPAKTESCFLISSFKVTTDLDEVPAEEMLEELVGLELLQESAAASEQYEIGPWALYRRFTPAVPFQPFDLVFRCELQGLGTNTEPASDLIEKLEKAPTLEGVERAHTGLYVIDSENVVEKSTES; this comes from the exons ATGTCTGGGAACAACAATTACGCTGTCGTGCTCAATTTCTACGAGAAGATTGATCCTCCGCCAAATTTCCCGACCTTCGTTGACGGATGGCACAATCTCGGCAAGTACGTCAGGAAGCTAGACTACTTCATTGCTACCCAGCTCCATCGCAACGTCGACGAGAATG GGAGGTACAAGTACATGAATTTTGCCACGTTTAACGACACGAATGAGATGGTGATGAAGGACATGTCGCAACCTTCCATCGAGCTCCTCCAGGCGCTGGGAGAAAGCCACGGTCCTCCGGGACTACAGACAAACTATCCTG GAGGCTATCACGAAACAAAGACGAGTGATGGACCAGTAGCCCCAGATCTTCCCGCCAAAACCGAATCCTGCTTCTTAATATCTTCATTCAAG GTAACGACTGACTTGGATGAAGTTCCTGCTGAGGAAATGCTGGAGGAACTTGTTGGCCTCGAACTGTTGCAAGAAAGCGCTGCAGCATCCGAGCAGTACGAGATCGGTCCTTGGGCCCTGTACCGGCGCTTCACTCCAGCAGTCCCTTTCCAACCTTTTGATCTGGTCTTTCGTTGCGAGTTACAGGGGCTTGGCACTAATACGGAGCCGGCGTCGGATCTGATCGAGAAGCTCGAAAAGGCCCCAACGCTGGAAGGCGTCGAGCGAGCCCACACGGGGCTCTACGTCATTGATTCGGAGAACGTCGTGGAAAAGTCCACAGAATCATAG